In a single window of the Gadus chalcogrammus isolate NIFS_2021 chromosome 20, NIFS_Gcha_1.0, whole genome shotgun sequence genome:
- the LOC130373882 gene encoding otospiralin-like isoform X1, with translation MCSLFQCLFFDTMRSHHLTSLMFFLLCVCMAIAEEPDEGQVHSAMPYWNLWSSDFFGWVEELRAQGAYDQLNDLARTFWSHFSTANQLGYGRPGADPQPEE, from the exons atgtgctctttgtttcagtgtttgttttttgacaCCATGCGCTCACACCATTTGACTTCATTGATGTTTTTCCTTCTATGCGTATGCATGGCCATCGCAG AGGAGCCAGACGAAGGCCAGGTGCATTCCGCCATGCCCTACTGGAACCTGTGGTCCTCAGACTTCTTCGGCTGGGTGGAGGAGCTCCGTGCTCAGGGTGCCTACGACCAGCTTAACGACCTGGCCAGAACCTTCTGGTCCCACTTCTCCACGGCCAACCAGCTGGGCTACGGCAGACCTGGCGCCGATCCTCAGCCTGAAGAATGA
- the LOC130373882 gene encoding otospiralin-like isoform X2: MRSHHLTSLMFFLLCVCMAIAEEPDEGQVHSAMPYWNLWSSDFFGWVEELRAQGAYDQLNDLARTFWSHFSTANQLGYGRPGADPQPEE, encoded by the exons ATGCGCTCACACCATTTGACTTCATTGATGTTTTTCCTTCTATGCGTATGCATGGCCATCGCAG AGGAGCCAGACGAAGGCCAGGTGCATTCCGCCATGCCCTACTGGAACCTGTGGTCCTCAGACTTCTTCGGCTGGGTGGAGGAGCTCCGTGCTCAGGGTGCCTACGACCAGCTTAACGACCTGGCCAGAACCTTCTGGTCCCACTTCTCCACGGCCAACCAGCTGGGCTACGGCAGACCTGGCGCCGATCCTCAGCCTGAAGAATGA
- the LOC130373883 gene encoding augurin-A-like — MASLRFHLASVMALAVLTTLLSLRAVSGAPSKSAVAISPSKAQEFLAKLNRPKRNVWDRSRPDVQQWIQQFMYMGFDEQRLETDLAYWLDQSRATDQGRQHHHDENSPHANGDPGNYRHGANVNYDYY; from the exons ATGGCTAGTCTGAGGTTTCACCTGGCCAGCGTTATGGCACTCGCTGTATTGACGACACTGCTGAGCCTCAGAG CCGTCAGCGGTGCTCCCTCCAAGTCCGCTGTCGCCATCAGTCCTTCGAAGGCACAAGAGTTCCTGGCTAAGCTGAACCGGCCCAAAAGAAACGTCTGGGATCGCAGCCGCCCAGACGTACAGCAGTGGATTCAGCAGTTCATGTACATGGGCTTTGATGAGCAG aggcTGGAAACCGACTTGGCGTACTGGTTGGACCAGTCACGAGCAACGGATCAAGGTCGTCAGCACCATCACGATGAGAACTCCCCGCATGCCAACGGCGACCCGGGCAATTATAGACACGGCGCCAATGTAAACTACGACTACTActaa